ACATAGGGTATCGATGCTATTTCTCGAATAGCGTTGGGCACTGAGCCTGCAACGTCCGCATGTGTTGTAAGCAATTGAATGCCGCCTACCCGCCCTACTTGTACGAGCGCTGAGGGCACCTCGAGCGTACCGACATCAGCTGAATCGAGATCAAAGGTCACCAGCGCATTGTCTACGGCAACGTGGCCTTTTAAATTTCTCGCCGGCGGTAAGCCCGGCATCAGCTGCACGGTATCGAGGTCTGCGAGAGCAGAAAGTTGAACGGACCTAAAAGGGTAATCCTCCTTGCGTAAGCCCCCTCGCAGGACAAAACCCACGCTCTTGGCAGCACCGGCGCCAATCGACGTTTGCATCCATCGATACGCCTCTGGGTCAATTTTATAGGGCGTGAACTTGAGCACCCTATCCGATGGCGCGCTTTCAGCGCCGAGTACAACATTTAACTCAGGAACAATTGAGCTATTCGCCCTAAGGGGCAAACTGGCAGAGATCAAACCCTGGGCAACAAAATCTCCAGCATCGCTGAGCACTCGACCGTCTCTGATCACGATGCGATCTCCGCTGATCAAGAAGTCGGCCAACGCTGAAACACTCCCAAGCGCCAATGGCTCCTTGAATTGAGTGGGTATCGAAAAAGAGAAGTCCTCGCTTTGTACTTGGATGGAGCCCGCGCCATTCTCATAGCCCACTGACGCAGATAAATTAGTGATCCCGGGCAACGGCGTATTTTCAATGATCCCAAAATTGCGAATGTCGATACCGGCTCGCTTAACAGCAAGTTGCCGATAATCTCCAGCCAGAGTTAACGCCGCGATCTGTCCTGAGGGTCGCATCACTTGGATTTTTTCAACTACATCCTCGGGTAGTAAGCCGGTGCCGAGAAGGGTCGCGGCCGCCGCGGCTACGTCAACGTCATTCATCACCAGCGCCCACTCGTCATCGAAAAGGCCCAGATGAAGGTTATCAAGCGATAACTGCGTTTCATCCAATGCAAGCGAGAGCGCATCGAAATTGAGCCAGGCACCTGAGCCCTCAGACTCGGCAACGCCAAGTACCGACAACGCAATCTCATTTGACGAATTGGCTCCGGTCTCTACAGAGACGTTACCGTCAGCCTGAAACGTAGAGGTAAATACACCGTTGGCGGCATCAGTCCAAAAGAGAATATCGCCGCGGCCGGATATTGGCATATCAAAAAACGAAGCCATCGCAGCGATATTAGCTGCCGTGATTCGACCGTTTATGCCACCCACGAAGCCTCTTAGATCAAACGGATCACCCACACCCGATCCGCTGGCATTGATTCTTAGATCACCATCCCCTCTCGCGCTGAGCTGCAATTCGCGCGAGCTTCCGTCTCGCCTTAGGTCCAGATCCACCTCGAGTAAGAGCCTGTCCTCCTCCTCACCTTGATCCCGCAGCAGGAGGACTTTTGTGTTTTGTAAGGTAAGCCTCTCGATTTCACTGGCGAAAACACCCGGATCGATAGGGATCACAATACTCCCCGCCGAGTTTTCTAACCTTGCAGGAATATCAACGTCTCGCGCTTTCCACTCGGACAAAATCAACTGACGCTGCAGTAGGCTTCGCCATGGGTTTACCGTGATCTGAAGCTCATCAGCCTGAAAGACGGGCGCGTTTTGCGTGGCGTCTTGGTAAATAACCACATCAGTGACTTTCAGCTTGGGCCGAAAGCCTGACATCTCGCCTTCCAAAGACCCAATATCAGCGCGAAAGCCCGTTCGGGCTTCTATCGCCTCGGTCACGGCATCGTTTACCGAGGGCAGCATCGATAGGAGAACTGTTGTCGAACTGACTGCAATCGCGAGCCCCACCAGAAGCGTCAGCAGCGTGCGCCAAAGAAGCCCACTGATAAAATGATAGATCCGCTCAATCATCCCAAATACTCAGACGTGTCTGAACACCTGCGACATCCAAAAGCTCTTTTGTTTCGGATAGCGGTAAACCCACTACGGCGCTGTAGCTCCCCTCGAGACGCCGAACAAAAGCACCGGCGAGTCCTTGAATAGCGTAGGCGCCGGCTTTGTCCCAGGGCTCATCAGTCGCAAGGTAGGCCTCAATAAGGGAATGCTCGAGCTCGGTAAAGGTTACTCGCGTATTGGACAGTCTCGTTTCCAGATTCCCATCAACCATGATCGCTACCGCTGTCATCACATTATGAGTTTGACCGCTCAACGCTCGTAACATTCCCCGTGCATCGTCAATGGATACCGGTTTTTGCAAAATTTTGTCCGACGAAACCACAATCGTGTCAGATCCAATTACTGCGCTCTCATGCGCGGTTACTGCGCGCGCTTTTTCTATCGCCATCCGTAAAACATAGTCTTCAGGCCCTTCACCTGAAAAAGGGGTTTCATCAATATTGGCGGCAAGACAATCAAAATCTTGGACAAGCACCGAGAGTAGCTCCTGTCGCCTTGGACTCGCGCTTGCAAGTATGAGTCTCATAAAAGACGCCCAAGTCTA
The Candidatus Paraluminiphilus aquimaris genome window above contains:
- a CDS encoding Maf family protein, with the translated sequence MRLILASASPRRQELLSVLVQDFDCLAANIDETPFSGEGPEDYVLRMAIEKARAVTAHESAVIGSDTIVVSSDKILQKPVSIDDARGMLRALSGQTHNVMTAVAIMVDGNLETRLSNTRVTFTELEHSLIEAYLATDEPWDKAGAYAIQGLAGAFVRRLEGSYSAVVGLPLSETKELLDVAGVQTRLSIWDD